The Manis javanica isolate MJ-LG chromosome 4, MJ_LKY, whole genome shotgun sequence genome contains a region encoding:
- the LOC108393129 gene encoding guanylate-binding protein 1-like encodes MASESHMPAPLCLIENIKGQLVANQEALKILSAITQPVVVVAIVGLYRTGKSYLMNKLAGKRTGFSLGSTVQSHTKGIWMWCVPHPKKPSHTLVLLDTEGLGDVEKGDNQNDSWIFALAILLSSTFVYNSMGTINQQAMDQLHYVTELTDRIRAKSSPAANGTEDSADFVSFFPDFVWTLRDFTLDLEADGTTITADEYLENSLKLKQGTSPKDKNFNLPRLCIRKFFPKKKCFIFDRPTQRKKLNQLETLHDDELDSEFVQQAAVFCSYIFSNSKTKTLSGGIKVNGPRLESLVLTYVKAISSGNLPCMENAVLALAQIENRAAMQKAIAHYEQQMGQKLKLPTETLQELLDLHRACETEAISVFIKSSFKDVDHSFQKELANQLGKKRDDFCRQNVEASSDRCTTLLVEIFSPLEEAVKQGAYSKPGGYRLFIQKTEELKQKYFQKPRKGIQAEGILQTYLKSKESVTDAILQTDQTLTEKEKEIEVERVKAESAQAAAKMVEEMQKKNQQLMEEKEKSYQEHVKQLTEKMERDRAQLMEEQERTLALKLQEQARLLKEGFQDESRRLHSEIQNIQRNMAKPRRMCLLS; translated from the exons ATGGCCTCTGAGAGCCACATGCCAGCCCCCCTGTGCCTCATTGAGAACATTAAAGGGCAGCTGGTGGCTAATCAGGAAGCTCTGAAGATCCTGTCTGCCATTACCCAgccggtggtggtggtggctatTGTGGGCCTGTACCGCACAGGCAAATCCTACCTGATGAACAAGCTGGCTGGGAAGAGAACGG GCTTCTCTCTGGGCTCCACAGTGCAGTCTCACACCAAAGGAATCTGGATGTGGTGTGTGCCTCATCCCAAGAAGCCAAGCCACACCCTAGTTCTGCTTGACACCGAGGGCTTGGGAGATGTGGAGAAG GGTGACAATCAGAATGACTCCTGGATATTTGCTCTAGCCATACTCCTGAGCAGCACCTTTGTATACAACAGCATGGGGACCATCAACCAGCAGGCGATGGACCAGCTGCA CTATGTGACAGAGCTGACAGATCGAATCAGGGCAAAGTCCTCACCTGCTGCAAACGGGACTGAAGATTCAGCTGACTTTGTAAGCTTCTTTCCAGACTTTGTGTGGACACTGAGGGATTTCACCTTAGATTTGGAAGCAGATGGAACAACCATCACAGCGGACGAGTACCTAGAGAATTCACTCAAGCTTAAGCAAG GTACCAGTCCAAAGGACAAAAATTTTAATCTGCCCCGACTCTGTATCCGAAAGttctttccaaaaaagaaatgcttcaTCTTTGATCGGCCCACTCAACGGAAGAAGCTAAACCAGCTAGAGACCCTGCATGATGATGAGCTAGATTCTGAGTTTGTGCAACAAGCTGCAGTCTTCTGTTCCTACATCTTTAGCAATTCCAAGACTAAAACCCTTTCTGGAGGCATCAAGGTCAATGGACCTC GTCTAGAGAGCCTGGTGCTGACCTATGTCAAGGCCATCAGCAGTGGGAATCTGCCCTGCATGGAGAATGCAGTACTGGCCTTGGCCCAGATCGAAAACAGGGCTGCAATGCAAAAAGCCATTGCCCACTATGAGCAGCAGATGGGCCAGAAGTTGAAGCTGCCCACAGAAACCCTCCAGGAGCTTCTGGACCTGCACAGGGCCTGCGAGACAGAGGCCATCAGCGTCTTCATCAAGAGTTCTTTCAAAGATGTAGACCACTCATTTCAGAAGGAATTAGCg AACCAGCTAGGAAAAAAGCGGGATGACTTTTGTAGACAGAATGTGGAAGCATCATCAGATCGTTGCACAACTTTACTTGTGGAAATCTTCAGTCCTCTAGAAGAAGCTGTGAAGCAAGGGGCCTATTCTAAACCAGGAGGGTACCGTCTTTTTATTCAGAAGACAGAAGAGCTGAAACAGAAGTACTTCCAGAAACCTAGGAAGGGGATACAG GCTGAAGGGATTCTTCAGACATACTTGAAGTCCAAGGAGTCTGTGACTGATGCGATTCTACAGACAGACCAGActctcacagaaaaggaaaaggagattgAAG TGGAACGGGTGAAAGCTGAGTCGGCCCAAGCTGCAGCAAAAATGGTGGaggaaatgcaaaaaaagaatCAGCAGctgatggaagagaaagaaaagagttaCCAGGAACATGTGAAGCAACTGACTGAAAAGATGGAGAGGGATAGGGCCCAGCTGATGGAAGAGCAAGAGAGGACCCTCGCTCTTAAACTTCAG GAACAGGCCCGATTACTAAAGGAAGGATTCCAAGATGAGAGCAGACGCCTTCATAGCGAAATACAGAACATCCAAAGGAACATGGCAAAACCAAGGAGGATGTGTTTGTTAAGCTAA